In the genome of Moorena sp. SIOASIH, the window AAGAGGGGCAAGAAATCCCGATTGTCCAATAAAAAAAGACCATACAGGTTTACATCTCAAATACAAACGCTATATGAAGTATGAAGTAAACTACTAGGCATTTAAAATCGAGTTTTGTTAGTTGAGTGCTGAGTGCTGAGTGCTGAGTGCTTACTGTAAACTTCAAAAACAGAAAAATAAAGTAGTTTTAAGCCTTCATAATTCATCCTTCATAATTCATCCTTCATAATTCATATTTCATCATTCATCCTTCATAATTCATATTTAATTATTAAATTGTGCTGCCACTTTTAGAAGGAATTTTTAACGGGATTAGTATTGGCTCAGTGCTACTGATTGCTGCCCTAGGACTAGCGGTTGTATTTGGACTGATGGGCGTGATTAATCTTGCTCACGGCGAGTTAATGATGTTGGGCGCTTATACAACTTATGTTGTCCAAAATACGTTTAAAGCCTTTTTAGGGGATTCGTTGTTTAATGTCTATATCTTTTTTGCCCTGCCCATGGCTTTTCTGGTGGCAGCGTTGGTAGGACTGGTATTGGAGAGGGGGGTCATTCGTTATCTATATGGGCGACCGTTGGAAACCCTTCTAGCTACTTGGGGAGTAAGTTTGATATTGCGGCAGTTTGTCCGCAGTGTAAATTGGGTATTGGTGATTGGGATTGGGGTATTTTGCCTGCTGTTTTTTGGGTCAAGGTGGGTTCTAAGCCGTCGTTTAGATTGGCAGAGAATTCGCAATTGGGCGATCGCTTTGATGGTATTCTTATCTCTAGGAATTGCCATTGTAACTGGGGTGTTGTTAGGACAAACGGGTCAACGGGCAATTACTCGACCTTGGTTTAGTGCCAGAAATGTAGACGTGACTCCACCAGCATGGCTTCAAGGGGGATTCCCGATTGGTAACTTCCAATTGCCCTATGCCCGGATCTTTATCATTATTTTGACGATTATTTGTCTATTGGGTACCTACTGGTTCTTAAATCGCTCCAGTTGGGGATTACGGATTCGAGCTGTTACCCAAAATCGCAATATGAGTGCTTGCTTAGGTATCCCTACACAAACGGTAGATGCCTTAACATTTGCCCTAGGTTCTGGTTTAGCTGGTGTAGCAGGTTGTGCGATTACATTACTAGGTTCTGTCGGTCCCAATACTGGTCAAAATTATATTGTCGATACTTTTATGGTGGTAGTGGTTGGCGGTGTCGGAAACTTACTGGGAAGCATTTTAGCAGCCCTAGCAATTGGTACACTTACCTATCTGATTGGTTCGGGAAGCATAGCCTTTATGTTGATGCCAGTAGAGTTCCTTAAACCGGTAACGGACTTCTTTACCTTCTTTGCCACCACCAGTATGGCAAAAGTTATGGTCTTCGCTTTAATTATTACCTTTTTACAAGTGAGACCTTCAGGAATATTCCCACAAAAAGGACGCACGGCAGAATTATAGGTTTTGTATCATCGGTTGTGAACATAACTCAAAGGCAAGAGGCAAGAGGCAAGAGGAACCCACCCCTAACCCCTCCCAGGAGGGGAAATAGCTCCGGAGTTTTATTGTCTAATAAAAAAAGACCATACAGGTTTACATCTCAAATACAAGCGCTATTATATAGTGTTACTCATAGTAATGATATTTTTATTCCTGTTCCCTGTTCCCTATTGCCTGTTCCCTGTTCCCTGTTCTGAATTGTCTACTCCCTACTCCCTACTCCCTACTCCCTACTCCCTACTCCCTACTCCCTACTCCCTACTCCCTGTTCCCTTTGCCAACGTACCTCACCAAATTGAGAACTGCTATAGTTGTTATTTTTATAAATTATGACGTATGTATCTAGAACACAAGCCATTAAAAAGCAGCGGCGACGAAAGTTAATTATAGAAATAGTAGCAATCGTAGGAATTGCTCTAGTTTTCGCGTTATTAATGCCAGCGATTTTGCCGGATTTTCGCCTCAAGCTGTTGGGGCGTTTTTTGTCATTATCTATTGTAGCGATTGGGATTGACCTGATTTGGGGGTATACCGGACTGCTGAGTCTAGGACACGGTATATTTTTTGCGTTGGGGGGCTATGCCTTTGCTATGCACCTCAAACTGCAACTACCAGAAGGAGAAATACCGGAATTCTTCACCCTCTATGGGGTAAAGCAACTGCCATTCTTCTGGCAGCCATTTTATTCGTTTCCTTTCACCCTAATTGCTATTGTTTTAATTCCCAGTATCGTGGCGGGATTGCTAGGTTATCTGGTATTTCGTAACCGGATTAAAGGGGTTTATTTCTCGATTTTGACCCAAGCCGCACTGCTGGTTTTATTCAATTTTTTCAATGGACAGCAAAAGCTAATTAATGGTACTAACGGGTTAAAAACTGATACAGAAACCCTGTTTGGGATGTTAGTCAGTTCCAAACAAGCTCAGTTAGCTTTCTACGAAATTAGTATCCTGTGTGTGGTTCTGATCTACTTATTGTGCCGTTGGTTAACCAGTGGACGCTTTGGTCGGTTGTTAATTGCTATACGGGATGATGAGAATCGGGTGCGTTTCTCTGGCTACGATCCTACCGGATTCAAAGTCCTGGTATTTGCGGTTTCTGGGGGAATCGCTGGAGTGGCTGGAGCCCTTTATACGGTACAATCAGGGATTGTTACCCCCAGCTATATGGAAGTAGCGTTTTCCATTGAGATGGTGATTTGGGTGGCTGTGGGAGGACGAGCAACTCTAGTGGGAGCAATTCTGGGTACTTTATTAGTCCGACTAGCTCAAACCTTGTTGAGTGAGCAATTTCCCGAAGTTTGGCTATTTTTCCAGGGTGCGCTGTTCCTAATTGTAGTCACAGTACTGCCTAATGGTATTGTCGGCTGGTTGCGAGACCAGGGAATTGAACAAATGCGATCGCTTTTTGGTGCCGAACAACCAGTGATAACAACTTACCCCAGCCTAGAAAAAGACCCAGTAGTGCAACGGGAAAAAGAAGAGATTGGTCATTAAGCTGGTCTTCATTAGACTTCTTGCAGAAGTCGGGAACAGGGAACAGGGAACAGGGAACAGGGGGATAGGGTTTGTTTTATAGCAATTCTCTATGCCATGAGGTACAAAGGGATCCCCCTAAATCCCCCTTATCAAGGGGGACTTTGAGGTTGAGAAGCATACCTCATAAATCCTAGAAACGCTATATAACTGAACAATATCCAATTTAAATACACAACAGCTTAGTTATTATTCATTAGTTATTTCCCCCACTCGCTATGGCATCAAGACGACAATGATGTAGACAGGATTTTTTCCCTACTCCCGATTCCCGATTCCCGATTCCCTACTCCCGATTCCCTACTCCCGATTCCCGATTCCCTACTCCCTACTCCCTACTCCCTACTCCCTACTCCCTACTCCCATTAACCCAGGACTTTTTACCTAACCCAATTGATAACGTCTAATGAACTCTAAAATTCTTGAAATTGATAACTTAACCGTAAGTTTTGATGGCTTCAAAGCAATTAACCAGTTTAACTTTAGTATGGATGCTGGGGAATTGCGAGTGATGATTGGTCCTAATGGTGCTGGTAAAACTACGTTTCTGGATGTAGTGACTGGGAAAGTACAGCCAACGGAGGGACGGGTGTTGTTTAAAGGACGGGATTTGCGAGGCTTATCGGAACACCAAATCTCTCGCTTCGGCATTGGTCGAAAATTTCAGACACCACGAGTCTACCTAAATCTAACGGTTCGGGAAAACTTAGATTTAGCCTGCAATCGTGATAAAAATGTGTTTTCCACCCTGTTTGGACGTACATTACCGGGGGAAAAACGGACAGTAGCGGGTTTGCTGGAAACCATTGGTTTAGTGGAAAAAGCGAATTTACTGGCCGAGTTACTCTCCCATGGAGAAAAACAGCGGTTAGAGATTGGGATGTTAGTGGCTCAGTCTCCCGATTTATTACTAGTAGATGAACCGGTGGCTGGTTTAACCGATGAAGAGACAGAAAATGTCGGAGATTTGCTGTTAGCTCTAGCCAAGAGTCATTCCATTATTGTGATTGAACACGATATGGAATTCGTGCGCCAGATTGCTAGTCAAGTAACCGTGTTACATCAGGGGTCAGTGTTGTGTGAAGGCACAATGGATCAAGTCCAAAATGACCCCCGGGTGATTGAAGTGTATTTAGGACAAAAGCCATCGATTACAGCATATCAAATGAAAATGCTACGGATTGTGTCTGCTATGGCTTGGTCTGATGGTAATCTGGCACCAGAAGAAGTTGATGTGATGATATCTCGCTTTAGTAAAGTGTTTGGTACAGATGCAGAACAACAGCAACAATTGCAACAAGAGTTACAGAATTATTTAGCAGTTAATGTTTCCATCGAAGAGTTGACTACTGAAATAGAAACTATTGAAGAACGAAAACTAATCGTGAAGCTAGCTTATGAAGTGATTAAATCAAGTTCCCGTACACCTACCGAACCAAAGATTAACGACGCTGAAGCAGCGGCTTACCAAAACTTGGTGAAGCTGTTGGATCTGCCAGCAGAAGTGGTAAAAAGCTTAGAAGCAGAAGTAGGAGATTGACACTGTGAAGGGTGAAGCGCGAATGGAAGTTTCCACACCAGTTGCTCCCCACACCTCCCACACTCCCCGCGCCCACTCCCCACACCTCCCACCCTCCCCACCTCTGCCTCTCTTTCCCTGTTCCCTGTTCCCTGTTCCCTGTTCCCTGTTCCTAAAAAACCCTTATGCTGCAAATTTCCAATTTAAATGTCTACTACGGTGAAAGCCACATTCTCAGAAATGTAGATTTGAATGTACCAGCAGGACAAATGGTTTGCCTGATTGGACGGAATGGTGTGGGCAAAACTACTCTTCTCAAAACGATTATGGGATTACTCAAACCCCGCACTGGCACCATTACCTTTGCTGGTCAACCCCTGACTAAACTATCTACCGATAAACGAGCCAGATTAGGGATTGGCTATGTTCCCCAGGGGCGGGAGATTATCCCTCGGGTAACTGTGAAAGAGAATTTGTTGCTGGGTTTAGAAGCACGTCTAGGGGGTAGAAAGGCTGAAGACGACATCCTAGACACTATCTTTGAGCTGTTTCCAGTCTTAAAATCAATGTTGTCCCGGATGGGTGGTGACTTGAGTGGTGGCCAACAGCAACAATTAGCGATCGCACGGGCATTAATGGGACGTCCTCAGTTATTAGTGTTAGACGAACCCACGGAAGGGATTCAACCGTCGATTATTTTGGAAATTGAAGCGGCTGTGCGGCGGATTATTAAAACTACTGGAATTTCCGTGCTCTTGGTCGAGCAGCATCTACATTTTGTCCGACAAGCTGACCGCTACTATGCTATGCAGAAGGGTGGGATTGTGGCATCAGGGGCGACTAGTGAACTTAGTCAGGATGTGATTCAGCAATTCTTAGCGGTTTGAATCGGCGTAAGCATTCAGCTATCAGCCGTCAGCTATCAGCATTCAGCTTATATGCTATGCACACGCTACGCGAACAGCTAATGCCCTACACGCACGCTACGCGAACAGCTATCAGCTTCAAATAAAATTGAAAATTTGGGGAAAACCCTTGGTCTTGGCCAAAGGCCACGCTATTCTCTTAAACTATCTTGAACTCAATTGACACTCCCCGTCCTAGAAGAACGGGGATTCTTTAATCAACGAGCCAGCTTACTCTTCCAGACCGGAATCAGGAAGAGTAGAGGCTGATTCTCCTAAAGCGTTCAGATCTATGATCCAGGTTCCGGTATGCCCTACCGTACCCAAGGCTCTTTTTAGAATATTGATCGCAGCATTATGGTCTCTGTCTAATTCACAGCCACACTCACAGACATGGGTTCTGGTTGACAAAGACTTTTTAACTACTTCACCACAATTAGAGCAATTTTGACTTGTGTAAGCCGGATTAACGGCTACTGTCTGCCTACCAAACTTTTGACCAAAATGCTCCAACCATTTTCTAAATTGATACCAACCAGCATCGTTAATAGATTTGGCAAGACAATGATTTTTTACTAGATTTTTAATCCTCAAGTCTTCGTAGGCAACCACATCGTTAGAGTGGATTACGCAACGTGCCAGTCTCTTGGCATGTTCTTCACGCTGTCTACTTATTTTGAGGTGTGTTCTGCCTAATCTATTTCTGGCTTTTTTACGATTGGATGAGCCTTTTTTTTTGCGAGAAACTCTACGCTGATAAAACTTTAATTGCTTTTCTCCTTTGCGATAAAATCTGGGGTTTGGCTCTGTGCCTCCTTTTGAATCTGTATAGAACTCTTTTAGTCCTACATCTAACCCAATGTTGGTATGACTTGGTTCTAAAGACTCTTTTACATCAACCTTTACACAGAACTGAACATAATAACCATCTGCGCGGCGAACTAACCTAACTCGCTTGATTAGTTTTGGGTCATAGCGCCACAAGTCCCAAGTCCCCTTGAGTTTAAGTTTGCCTATTCCTTTTTTGTCAATAAAGGAGATTGACTTGGTATCGGGGGAAAGCTTCCAACCAGATGTTTTATATTCAACTGATCTAGAAAACTTCTTGAACTTGGGATAGCCTTTCTTTCCAGGTATTTGTTTCTTGCAGTTGCTGTAGAACCTAGAGATTGAATTATAAGCTCGTTCCACAGAGGCTTGACAGGCATGAGAATTCAAGTCTTTGACAAAAGGGAATTCAGACCTAAGCCATGTGTTATGGCGATAAAGGTCTTTTTGTCCTACGCCTTTGTTGTCCATCCAATATCGGAGGCATTTATTACGTACGAACTGACCCGTCCTGATCGCGTCGTCTATGGCGGCGTACTGAGTTTTATTCCCTTTGACCTTGAACTCTAAGACGATCATTTGACGTGGAAAAACTTTACGTAAAGTATAACTCGAAAAAATAAGACTGTCAAGAAAGCCGTCGAACGAAGGACGGGGCTTGAGACCCAAAATTTTTGGTCAATCAGCCAGTGCAGTCAACTCACAGAAGAGGTGGCGGCTGAATTAGCTGATGACATTGACTCTACGGTTTGGTCTAAGGTTAAATCTAAACTTGATAAGTATAGCAGTTTTTAGTTTAATGAGGTACATAGGCTTTTTTCCCTCTTGCCTCTTGCCTCTTGCCTCTTGCCTCTTGCCTCTTGCCTCTTATCTGCTCCCTGCTCCCTGTTACCTGCTCTCTAAAAAAAATGTACCTCGCCTAATTTCAAACCACTATAATTGATAATTAAGAATTAATAAAAATGGCTGGACAAAAACATCTTGTTAAGAAAATAAGAGAAGCAAAAAAGAAGCAGCTTAAACAGTTAGATTTAAGCCGTGATTTTTTGTATTACGATGATGTTAATTTCACTGAAATACTAACTGAAGTTTTTAATTTATCACAGTTGGAAGTATTGGATTTAAGCGGAAAACAATTAAAAACAGTCCCAGAATCCATCGGAAAGCTTACCAACTTAACCACGCTTAATTTAAGCGGTACTCAATTAACAACAGTCCCAGAATCCATCGGAAAGCTTACCAACTTAACCAAGCTTAATTTAAGCGGTAATCAATTAACAATAGTCCCAGAATCCATCGGAAAGCTTACCAACTTAACCGAGCTTAATTTAAGTAAAAATCAATTAACAACAGTCCCAGAATCCATCGGAAAGCTTACCAACTTAACCACGCTTAATTTAAGCTTTAATCACTTTAATCAATTAACAATAGTCCCAGAATCCATCGGAAAACTTACCAAGTTAACCGAGCTTAATTTAAGTACAAATAACTTAAAAAAAATCCCAGAATCCATCAATCAGCTAACCCTTTTAACCCAGCTTGATTTAAGCTTTAATCAATTAATAACAGTCCCAGAATCCATCACCAAGCTATCTAACTTAACCAAGCTTAATTTAAGGGATAATCCCCTTGAAAATATACCAATAGAAATTGCAGAAAATGATATTGGAGCAATCAGATCTTATTTCCGACAACTGAAAGAAGGAGAAGATTATATCTATGAAGCAAAACTCCTCATTATCGGTGAAGGAGGTGCTGGCAAAACAACACTAGCCAAAAAGATAGAAAACCGAGACTATCAGCTACAGGAAAAAGAAAAATATACAGAAGGAATTGACATTATCCAATGGGAATTTCCACTGGAGAACGGTCGAGACTTTCGGGTGAATATCTGGGACTTTGGGGGACAAGAAATTTATCACGCTACCCATCAATTCTTCCTGACCAAACGTTCCCTTTACACCCTAGTAGCAGATACCAGGAAAGAAGACACAGACTTCTACTACTGGCTTAATATAGTAGAACTCTTAAGCGACAACAGTCCTCTCTTAATTATCAAGAATGAAAAACAAGATCGTCATAGAGAAATAAACGAGCGCGCCTTACGGGGACAGTTTACCAACTTGAAAGAAACTCTAGCAACCAACCTAGCTACTAACCGAGCTTTAGAGGATATTCTTACCCAAATTAAATTTTATATTAGCAACCTCCCCCACATCAAAGAAGCAGCTTTACCTAGAACATGGAAACAAGTCAGAGAAGCTTTAGAAGAAGATAGCCGTAATTACATCAGTCTGCGTGAATATCTAACGATCTGCTCAAACAATGGGTTTACTTTATACAAGGATAAATTACAGTTAAGCGGGTACCTACACGATCTGGGAGTGTGTTTGCATTTTCAAGATGACCCTCTATTAAAGAAAACAGTGATTCTCAAACCGGAATGGGGTACTTATGCTGTCTATAAAGTGCTGGATAACGATGACGTTATTCGCAATCTAGGTTGCTTTAACCGCGCTGATTTAGAAAAAATTTGGTCTGAAGAAAACTATGCTTATATGCACGATGAACTGCTACAATTGATGATCAAGTTTCAACTTTGCTATCTAATCCCTGGGAGTAAAGATAGCTACATCGCGCCACAACTACTAACGTTAAATCAACCTGAGTATGATTGGGATAAATCTGACAATCTAATTCTCCGCTATACCTATGAATTCATGCCCAAAGGTATTATCACTCGGTTTATTGTGGTAATGCATAACTGGATTGACCAGCAGCAACATGTGTGGAGAAGTGGGGTTATCTTAAACAAAGATAACACCAAAGCAGAAGTAATTGAATATTACGAACAGCGAGAAATTAAAATTAGAGTTACTGGTAGACATAAACGAGACTTGTTGACTACTGTTACTTACGAACTAGATCAGATCCATGATTCTTATAACCGATTGAGGTGTAGTAAGTTAATCCCCTGTAATTGTTCTAGTTGTAAAAACAGTCAAACTCCTGATTTCTATGAATTTGATAAATTAAGAGAGCGGATTGCTTATGGTAAGAATACGATTGAATGTGGTAGTCCTCCCTATAATACAGTTAATGTATCAAGTTTAATTATTGATTATGAGATAGATTTAAAGCAGTTCAATAAAGATGAACAACCAGATATAGATCGACAGCCAAACAAAGCTGATAGATCTATTACTATTCATATTGATGCTACAGGGAGTAAAACTATGTCTGAAAAAAGCGAAATCAAGGTTGGGGACGGAAGTACGGTAATAGGAGCAGGAGGTAGAGAGTCTAACAACAATACTATCCAAGCTACTGTCAATGAGTCACCCACAGAGAAGAAATGGAATCTCTCAAATAAACTTGCTCTGTACGGCATAATAGCGACTTTATTTGTAGGATTAGGTGCTTGGCTGTTTGGCGGACTTCTTAATGACAAGGTAATAGAATGGTTTAGTCCAGAGCCACCAACACAACAAGAGCAAGTAGATTAATCGTAGGGTGGGCAGTGTCTAGCAAGGGGCTTTTTAAGGTGATATCTATTAAGCACTGCCCACT includes:
- the urtE gene encoding urea ABC transporter ATP-binding subunit UrtE: MLQISNLNVYYGESHILRNVDLNVPAGQMVCLIGRNGVGKTTLLKTIMGLLKPRTGTITFAGQPLTKLSTDKRARLGIGYVPQGREIIPRVTVKENLLLGLEARLGGRKAEDDILDTIFELFPVLKSMLSRMGGDLSGGQQQQLAIARALMGRPQLLVLDEPTEGIQPSIILEIEAAVRRIIKTTGISVLLVEQHLHFVRQADRYYAMQKGGIVASGATSELSQDVIQQFLAV
- a CDS encoding transposase, with product MIVLEFKVKGNKTQYAAIDDAIRTGQFVRNKCLRYWMDNKGVGQKDLYRHNTWLRSEFPFVKDLNSHACQASVERAYNSISRFYSNCKKQIPGKKGYPKFKKFSRSVEYKTSGWKLSPDTKSISFIDKKGIGKLKLKGTWDLWRYDPKLIKRVRLVRRADGYYVQFCVKVDVKESLEPSHTNIGLDVGLKEFYTDSKGGTEPNPRFYRKGEKQLKFYQRRVSRKKKGSSNRKKARNRLGRTHLKISRQREEHAKRLARCVIHSNDVVAYEDLRIKNLVKNHCLAKSINDAGWYQFRKWLEHFGQKFGRQTVAVNPAYTSQNCSNCGEVVKKSLSTRTHVCECGCELDRDHNAAINILKRALGTVGHTGTWIIDLNALGESASTLPDSGLEE
- the urtC gene encoding urea ABC transporter permease subunit UrtC; this encodes MTYVSRTQAIKKQRRRKLIIEIVAIVGIALVFALLMPAILPDFRLKLLGRFLSLSIVAIGIDLIWGYTGLLSLGHGIFFALGGYAFAMHLKLQLPEGEIPEFFTLYGVKQLPFFWQPFYSFPFTLIAIVLIPSIVAGLLGYLVFRNRIKGVYFSILTQAALLVLFNFFNGQQKLINGTNGLKTDTETLFGMLVSSKQAQLAFYEISILCVVLIYLLCRWLTSGRFGRLLIAIRDDENRVRFSGYDPTGFKVLVFAVSGGIAGVAGALYTVQSGIVTPSYMEVAFSIEMVIWVAVGGRATLVGAILGTLLVRLAQTLLSEQFPEVWLFFQGALFLIVVTVLPNGIVGWLRDQGIEQMRSLFGAEQPVITTYPSLEKDPVVQREKEEIGH
- a CDS encoding branched-chain amino acid ABC transporter permease, which gives rise to MLPLLEGIFNGISIGSVLLIAALGLAVVFGLMGVINLAHGELMMLGAYTTYVVQNTFKAFLGDSLFNVYIFFALPMAFLVAALVGLVLERGVIRYLYGRPLETLLATWGVSLILRQFVRSVNWVLVIGIGVFCLLFFGSRWVLSRRLDWQRIRNWAIALMVFLSLGIAIVTGVLLGQTGQRAITRPWFSARNVDVTPPAWLQGGFPIGNFQLPYARIFIIILTIICLLGTYWFLNRSSWGLRIRAVTQNRNMSACLGIPTQTVDALTFALGSGLAGVAGCAITLLGSVGPNTGQNYIVDTFMVVVVGGVGNLLGSILAALAIGTLTYLIGSGSIAFMLMPVEFLKPVTDFFTFFATTSMAKVMVFALIITFLQVRPSGIFPQKGRTAEL
- a CDS encoding COR domain-containing protein codes for the protein MAGQKHLVKKIREAKKKQLKQLDLSRDFLYYDDVNFTEILTEVFNLSQLEVLDLSGKQLKTVPESIGKLTNLTTLNLSGTQLTTVPESIGKLTNLTKLNLSGNQLTIVPESIGKLTNLTELNLSKNQLTTVPESIGKLTNLTTLNLSFNHFNQLTIVPESIGKLTKLTELNLSTNNLKKIPESINQLTLLTQLDLSFNQLITVPESITKLSNLTKLNLRDNPLENIPIEIAENDIGAIRSYFRQLKEGEDYIYEAKLLIIGEGGAGKTTLAKKIENRDYQLQEKEKYTEGIDIIQWEFPLENGRDFRVNIWDFGGQEIYHATHQFFLTKRSLYTLVADTRKEDTDFYYWLNIVELLSDNSPLLIIKNEKQDRHREINERALRGQFTNLKETLATNLATNRALEDILTQIKFYISNLPHIKEAALPRTWKQVREALEEDSRNYISLREYLTICSNNGFTLYKDKLQLSGYLHDLGVCLHFQDDPLLKKTVILKPEWGTYAVYKVLDNDDVIRNLGCFNRADLEKIWSEENYAYMHDELLQLMIKFQLCYLIPGSKDSYIAPQLLTLNQPEYDWDKSDNLILRYTYEFMPKGIITRFIVVMHNWIDQQQHVWRSGVILNKDNTKAEVIEYYEQREIKIRVTGRHKRDLLTTVTYELDQIHDSYNRLRCSKLIPCNCSSCKNSQTPDFYEFDKLRERIAYGKNTIECGSPPYNTVNVSSLIIDYEIDLKQFNKDEQPDIDRQPNKADRSITIHIDATGSKTMSEKSEIKVGDGSTVIGAGGRESNNNTIQATVNESPTEKKWNLSNKLALYGIIATLFVGLGAWLFGGLLNDKVIEWFSPEPPTQQEQVD